Proteins encoded together in one Lutra lutra chromosome 4, mLutLut1.2, whole genome shotgun sequence window:
- the SLC35E2B gene encoding solute carrier family 35 member E2B isoform X9 yields MSASAEPLAPAEPAPGPEDKPRGKPLLAWGSLLGHRSEKIVFTTSEGAPEENVLSITITETTVIESELGVWSSRALLYLTLWFFFSFCTLFLNKYILSLLEGEPSMLGAVQMLSTTFIGCVKIFVPCCLYQHKTRLSYPPNFIMIMLFVGLMRFATVVLGLVSLKNVAVSFAETVKSSAPIFTVIMSRMILGEYTGLLVNLSLIPIMGGLALCTATEISFNVLGFSAALSTNIMDCLQNVFSKKLLSGDKYRFSAAELQFYTSAAAVAMLVPAWVFFMGLQPKIILVPEWHSCVLSSFIPPPAGGTHAVLSVGADLTTLGLSCA; encoded by the exons ATGTCAGCTTCGGCAGAACCCCTGGCGCCGGCAGAGCCGGCCCCCGGCCCCGAGGACAAGCCCAGGGGGAAGCCACTCCTTGCCTGGGGCTCTCTCTTAGGCCACCGAAGCGAGAAAATTGTTTTTACCACGAGCGAGGGAGCCCCCGAGGAGAACGTGCTCTCCATAACCATCACCGAGACCACCGTCATCGAGTCCGAGCTGGGCGTGTGGAGCTCCCGGGCTCTGCTCTACCTCACGCTGTGGTTCTTCTTCAGCTTCTGTACCCTCTTCCTCAACAAGTACATCCTGTCCTTGCTGGAAGGGGAGCCCAGCATGCTAG GTGCCGTGCAGATGCTGTCAACCACATTCATCGGCTGCGTTAAAATATTTGTTCCTTGCTGTTTGTATCAGCACAAAACCCGGCTTTCTTACCCACCCAATTTCATCATGATCATGCTGTTTGTGGGTCTCATGAG GTTCGCAACAGTGGTTTTGGGTCTGGTCAGCCTGAAAAATGTGGCAGTTTCGTTTGCGGAGACGGTGAAGAGCTCTGCTCCCATTTTCACTGTGATCATGTCCCGAATGATCCTGGGAGAGTACACGG GCTTGCTGGTCAACCTCTCCCTCATCCCCATCATGGGGGGCCTGGCGCTGTGCACGGCCACGGAGATAAGCTTCAACGTCCTGGGGTTTTCAGCCGCGTTATCCACCAACATCATGGATTG tttgcaaaatgttttttcaaaaaagCTCCTCAGTGGGGACAAATACAGGTTCTC GGCCGCAGAGCTTCAGTTCTACACCAGCGCCGCAGCTGTGGCCATGCTGGTCCCCGCCTGGGTCTTCTTCATG GGTCTTCAGCCCAAAATAATCCTGGTGCCCGAGTGGCATAGTTGTGTTCTGAGCTCCTTCATCCCTCCCCCAGCCGGTGGCACCCACGCTGTCCTTTCTGTCGGTGCAGATCTGACGACCCTAGGTctctcat GTGCATAA
- the SLC35E2B gene encoding solute carrier family 35 member E2B isoform X8, whose amino-acid sequence MSASAEPLAPAEPAPGPEDKPRGKPLLAWGSLLGHRSEKIVFTTSEGAPEENVLSITITETTVIESELGVWSSRALLYLTLWFFFSFCTLFLNKYILSLLEGEPSMLGAVQMLSTTFIGCVKIFVPCCLYQHKTRLSYPPNFIMIMLFVGLMRFATVVLGLVSLKNVAVSFAETVKSSAPIFTVIMSRMILGEYTGLLVNLSLIPIMGGLALCTATEISFNVLGFSAALSTNIMDCLQNVFSKKLLSGDKYRFSAAELQFYTSAAAVAMLVPAWVFFMGLQPKIILVPEWHSCVLSSFIPPPAGGTHAVLSVGADLTTLGLSWPFRALAGA is encoded by the exons ATGTCAGCTTCGGCAGAACCCCTGGCGCCGGCAGAGCCGGCCCCCGGCCCCGAGGACAAGCCCAGGGGGAAGCCACTCCTTGCCTGGGGCTCTCTCTTAGGCCACCGAAGCGAGAAAATTGTTTTTACCACGAGCGAGGGAGCCCCCGAGGAGAACGTGCTCTCCATAACCATCACCGAGACCACCGTCATCGAGTCCGAGCTGGGCGTGTGGAGCTCCCGGGCTCTGCTCTACCTCACGCTGTGGTTCTTCTTCAGCTTCTGTACCCTCTTCCTCAACAAGTACATCCTGTCCTTGCTGGAAGGGGAGCCCAGCATGCTAG GTGCCGTGCAGATGCTGTCAACCACATTCATCGGCTGCGTTAAAATATTTGTTCCTTGCTGTTTGTATCAGCACAAAACCCGGCTTTCTTACCCACCCAATTTCATCATGATCATGCTGTTTGTGGGTCTCATGAG GTTCGCAACAGTGGTTTTGGGTCTGGTCAGCCTGAAAAATGTGGCAGTTTCGTTTGCGGAGACGGTGAAGAGCTCTGCTCCCATTTTCACTGTGATCATGTCCCGAATGATCCTGGGAGAGTACACGG GCTTGCTGGTCAACCTCTCCCTCATCCCCATCATGGGGGGCCTGGCGCTGTGCACGGCCACGGAGATAAGCTTCAACGTCCTGGGGTTTTCAGCCGCGTTATCCACCAACATCATGGATTG tttgcaaaatgttttttcaaaaaagCTCCTCAGTGGGGACAAATACAGGTTCTC GGCCGCAGAGCTTCAGTTCTACACCAGCGCCGCAGCTGTGGCCATGCTGGTCCCCGCCTGGGTCTTCTTCATG GGTCTTCAGCCCAAAATAATCCTGGTGCCCGAGTGGCATAGTTGTGTTCTGAGCTCCTTCATCCCTCCCCCAGCCGGTGGCACCCACGCTGTCCTTTCTGTCGGTGCAGATCTGACGACCCTAGGTctctcat GGCCCTTCCGTGCTCTAGCAGGTGCATAA